The candidate division KSB1 bacterium sequence GCCGAGGCCGCGATAAATCCCGACAGCGAGCTTTTGCCGGTAACCCGCGCCAATGGCGTGGCGCTGGCTTTGAGCGTGCCGCAGGGCGGTGTGATCTCCGGCACCTCGGCGCTGATCATGCTCGACGGCTGGACCTCGGAGCAAATGACGCTGAAAGCGCCGGTGGGCTTGCACATTAATTGGCCGGCGATGACCATCCGCCGCGGCCGCTCTTTCTTTTTTGCTCCGCAAAGCGAAGAGGAGCAGCGCAAGCAGATGGCGGAAAATCTCCAGCGGATTCGCGACGCTTTTGCCGAGGCCCGCGCTTACAAAAAAGCCAAAGACGCCGAGTCGCAAAAAGGCGTGCCGTATCACGCCACCGACTCGCGCTGGGAAGCGATGATTCCAGTGTTGGAAAAGAAAATCCCCGTCTTCGTGAATGCAAATGAGATCAAACAGATTCAAACGGCGGTGCAATGGGCGACGGATGAGGACTTGAAACTCGTCATTACCGGCGGCTACGACTCGTGGCGCGTCGCTGATCTGCTCAAAGCCAAAGACATTCCGGTGGTTTATGGCCCGATCCACCGCCTTCCCGGCCGGCGTTGGGAGGACTACGATACGCCTTTCACGGCGCCGGCGAAACTGCACCAGGCCGGCGTGCGTTTTTGCATTGCGGATTTTGAAAGCGAGAATGCGCGCAATCTTCCCTATCAAGCGGCGACGGCTTCCGCTTATGGACTGCCGCGGGACGAGGCGCTGAAAGCCATCACGCTCTATCCGGCGCTAATTCTCGGCGTCGCGGATCGCGTTGGCTCCCTCGAAACCGGCAAGGACGCCACGCTCTTCGTCGCCGACGGCGATCTGCTCGAAATCAAAACGCAGGTTTCGCAGCTTTTCATCCAAGGCCGCAAGATCGATCTCGGCAACAAGCATCGCGCGCTGTACGAGAAGTATACAAAGAAATATCAACAGGCCGGTTCGCCGAGCAATTAGCGGCGATGAGAAGCTGGTATTTGGCCGTGGATTTTTTAAAATAAAACAGCCGGGCGTCGAGGTCCCCGGCTGCTTGTTTCATCCGGCAAACACGTGACAAATTGGTATGAAAAAACAACGCTTACTTCTGAACTGGATTCTGCTTTGGCCAAATTTACTTTTTGCCGGCGATCACGACCGGACGCTTCTTGCGGTGCGCACGGCCACACCGCCGAAAATCGATGGCTTTCTCATCGAGCCAGCTTGGGCGCTGGCGCCGGCGGCGGCTGATTTTCTGCAGCGTGACCCTCACGAAGGCCAACCGGCGACCGAAGCGACCGAAATTCGCGTTCTCTATGATGACGAAGCGCTGTACTTCGGCTGCATGATGCACGACCGCGAACCAGATAAAATCATGGCGCGGCTCACGCGGCGCGACAACGAGATCGAATCCGACGTCATTTCCATCCGCCTCGACAGCTACCACGATCACAAGACGGCTTATGAATTCACCGTTTTGGCTTCGGGCGTGAAAGTGGATATTTTGCAATTTAACGACGCGCGCAGCGAAGACGATTCATGGGACGCCGTGTGGGACGTTAAAACACAAATCCTGCGCGGTGAAATCGACGTGGCGGGCAACGGCGCCCTAACGCCGCGAGGCTGGTCGGCGGAGATAAAAATACCGTTTCACGCCCTGCGTTACTCGCCGGCAAAAGATGGCAAAAATATTTGGGGCCTCAACTTCATCCGCCGGATCAGCCGCAAGCAAGAGCGGTCGCATTGGGTTTTGGTGCCGAAAAGCGAAAGCGGGTTCATTTCGCGTTTTGGGCATTTGATGATCGAAGGCGATTTGCCGAGCCCGCGCCGGCTCGAGCTTCTCCCCTATTCCATCGGTAAAAGCAGATTCACCCATCCCACTCTGGTCACGCCGCCCGATGCAACACACGCTTTCAGCAGCAACGCCGGTTTCGATTTGAAATATGGCTTGAGCAACAATCTCACACTCGATCTCACGGTCAACCCGGATTTCGGCCAGGTCGAAGCTGATCCGGCGGTGCTGAATCTCTCGACCTTCGAAACATTTTATCCCGAAAAGCGGCCGTTTTTTATCGAAGGCACCCAAATCCTGCAGTTCACAACCTTTGGCGGAAGGTTTGGGCCGGGGTTGTTTTATTCGCGGCGCATCGGCCAGGGCGGCGATGAGCCGGCAACAATTTTGGGCGCGGCAAAAATTACCGGCAAAACCGCTGGGGGACTGGCCATCGGCGCGCTGCAAGCCGTGACCGATAAAAAGCTCGACGCGCCGGCCGCGAGCTACAGCATCGTGCGGCTGAAACAGGATCTTTTGGAAAATTCCACTCTCGGAATGATTGCCACCGCCGTGGCGCGCGAAAATCGTTTTCCTGCCTTCACCGGCGGCGTCGATTGGAATTTGCGTTTCCAACAGAGTATTTACGGCCTGGATGGTTTCTTCGCTGGCTCACAGACGACACAAGATCTCACGCGGCGAATAACCGGCGCCTCGGGGAGATTGCGCTTCGGAAAAGACGGCGGCAAACATTGGCTTTATTCGATAAGCACGGATTTCACCGGCCGGCACTATAACATCAACGACGCCGGTTTTTCCCGGCGGCCCAATGATTACGGCGCGAATTTCGAGCTGCGTTACAAAGAAGATCAACCGGGAAAAATTTTGCGACGGTGGAACATTCGCGCCGACCGGCACCTGCGCTGGAATTTCGACGGCGCGCAGCTTTTCAACGATTACGGCGTGAACACGCGCTGGGAATGGCTCAACTATTGGGAGATGGGGCTGCGCAGCCGTTATTCGCTTGCCGCAGACGATGATCGTGAATCGCGCGGCTTCGGGCGGTATCGAAAACCGCGCAGCTTCTCCGCGGGGTTTGAATTTGAAACCGACAGCCGCAAGCCCATCATTGCCGAGTTTGAGACCGAGCATCTCCGTGATGCCAAAGGCCAGCGGCAGTGGAACACGGCGCTGGGCGCGGAAATTCGTCCGACCACCTGGGCGGAAATCAATCTGCAACTCGGATACGGCCGCTCGCGTGACCGCGAAGCGTGGGTGGATAACCCCGGCGACTCGCTGAGCGTCTTTGGCTTTCGTGACACCGATGAATACGATTTGACCTTGCGCAGCAACCTCACATTCACCCGCGATTTGACGCTGCAAATTTACGGACAAGCCTTCGTCGCCAAAGGCCACTATGATCGATTCAAAAAGTTGGTCACGCCGACAACCTTGATTCCCTACGCCTACCATGACAATCCGGATTTCAATGAACAAGCTTTTCATCTCAACGTCGTTTGGCGCTGGGAATATCGCCCGGGCAGCGTGCTCTATCTGGTGTGGACGCAGGCCCGCGCCGGCGAAGG is a genomic window containing:
- a CDS encoding amidohydrolase family protein, with protein sequence MSHHFSLQRTANFSHRLFIVVAILLLYALPAHPQNYGQVPAPPQDRAIALVGGTVHTVSGPVLQNATVLMENGKITAIGSDVRVPPGVERIDVSGKHVYPSLIDASTTLGLIEIGAVRATSDLAETGNINPNVRAEAAINPDSELLPVTRANGVALALSVPQGGVISGTSALIMLDGWTSEQMTLKAPVGLHINWPAMTIRRGRSFFFAPQSEEEQRKQMAENLQRIRDAFAEARAYKKAKDAESQKGVPYHATDSRWEAMIPVLEKKIPVFVNANEIKQIQTAVQWATDEDLKLVITGGYDSWRVADLLKAKDIPVVYGPIHRLPGRRWEDYDTPFTAPAKLHQAGVRFCIADFESENARNLPYQAATASAYGLPRDEALKAITLYPALILGVADRVGSLETGKDATLFVADGDLLEIKTQVSQLFIQGRKIDLGNKHRALYEKYTKKYQQAGSPSN
- a CDS encoding carbohydrate binding family 9 domain-containing protein translates to MKKQRLLLNWILLWPNLLFAGDHDRTLLAVRTATPPKIDGFLIEPAWALAPAAADFLQRDPHEGQPATEATEIRVLYDDEALYFGCMMHDREPDKIMARLTRRDNEIESDVISIRLDSYHDHKTAYEFTVLASGVKVDILQFNDARSEDDSWDAVWDVKTQILRGEIDVAGNGALTPRGWSAEIKIPFHALRYSPAKDGKNIWGLNFIRRISRKQERSHWVLVPKSESGFISRFGHLMIEGDLPSPRRLELLPYSIGKSRFTHPTLVTPPDATHAFSSNAGFDLKYGLSNNLTLDLTVNPDFGQVEADPAVLNLSTFETFYPEKRPFFIEGTQILQFTTFGGRFGPGLFYSRRIGQGGDEPATILGAAKITGKTAGGLAIGALQAVTDKKLDAPAASYSIVRLKQDLLENSTLGMIATAVARENRFPAFTGGVDWNLRFQQSIYGLDGFFAGSQTTQDLTRRITGASGRLRFGKDGGKHWLYSISTDFTGRHYNINDAGFSRRPNDYGANFELRYKEDQPGKILRRWNIRADRHLRWNFDGAQLFNDYGVNTRWEWLNYWEMGLRSRYSLAADDDRESRGFGRYRKPRSFSAGFEFETDSRKPIIAEFETEHLRDAKGQRQWNTALGAEIRPTTWAEINLQLGYGRSRDREAWVDNPGDSLSVFGFRDTDEYDLTLRSNLTFTRDLTLQIYGQAFVAKGHYDRFKKLVTPTTLIPYAYHDNPDFNEQAFHLNVVWRWEYRPGSVLYLVWTQARAGEGANYFTRVRRDFRETFSLPAENVVLLKVSYWLRP